Sequence from the Kribbella aluminosa genome:
CGGGATGGCGATGGCGGCGTACGGCGCGCGAGCGGGGATTCCCGGGTTCCTCTGCCTGGCGGGATCGGTTCCTCCGGAGAAGTCGCTGCCGTTGCTTGCCTTCGGCGCCGACGCCGTCCGGGTGGTCAGGGTCAACGGCGCGGGGCGCCCCGAGGTCGACGGCGACATGTTCGACCAGGTCCGGGATGCAGCGGCCAGACACAGGCTGTATTTAGGCGTCACCCTGCACGCCTTTAACCCGCAGGGTATGCGCGGAATCGACACGATCGCCTACGAGCTCGCCGAGCAGGTGCCGAAGGCAACCCACGTGTATGCCCCTGTGGGCGGCGGCGGACTGGTGGTCGCGCTCGCCCGCGGCCTCGCCGCACGAGGTCTGGACCCGCGACTCGTCGCATGTCAGCCGTCCGGTTGTGCGCCGGTTGTCCGCTTCCTGGCCGGTGAGATCCCAGCGGTCGCGATCGAACGCAGCGAGAGCGAGATCTCTGCGCTGCAGTTGCCGCGTCCGCCCGACGGCGAGGCCGCAGCCGAGGCGGTGGCTCGTTCGCAGGGCTGGGGAACGGCAATTGACGATGCGACGATCTTGGTGGCACAGCGCTGGCTGGCCGCCGCGGAAGGCCTGTTCGTCGAGCCGGCGGCGGCCGTCACGGTGGCAGCATTGGTCGCCGATGCGGACAGCGAGCGTCTCGGACCGGACGCCCGGCCGGTACTGATCCTCACCGGCGGCGGTTGGAAGGACCTCGGCCGATTCGCCCCGGACGCGGCGCGTCTGAAGGCGATCGACATCGGCCGCGTCTCCCGGGACATCGATGAGTGGGTCGACTCTGGCGGTGCGGATTGACGATTGGCCGGAGCGCTGCCAAGCTGACTTTGAAACGGCGGTTCCAAACCCAGCCCAGGTGGCTTTGACTCGACCAGGACGCGTGACCAGTGGTGCGACGCACGGCTCTCGTAACTGGCGGCGCGACCGGAATCGGCGCCGCGATCAGCTTCCGGCTGCTGGCCGAAGGGCTGAACGTGTACGTCGTCCAGCGTTGCGAGGCGGAGGTGGTCGCGGGCGAGCAACTGTTCCACGAATCCTCCGGGATCTGTCTCGGAGCGCATGACCTCGGAGAGGCGAAGGAGTGCGCGTGGGCTGTTCAGGCCTGCGTCGCGCAGTTCGGCGGATTGGATGTCCTGGTCAACAATGCCGGTGTCACCGGCGCGGCTGCGGTCGATGCACTCGGCAACTTCAGCGACCAGCGCATCGATCAGGTGATCGACGTCAACCTGAAGGCTCCGCTCCGTCTGGTTCGCGAAGCGCTCCCGCACTTGACTCACGCCGCCGGCGTCGTGGTGAACATCGGCTCGACGGCCGGGCGGCAAGCCCAAACGAATGCCGCGGCCTACGTGTCGAGCAAAGCTGGCATCGACGGACTGACCCGGGCTCTGGCTCACGACCTTGCCGGTCTGGGAGTGCGGGTCGTCTGCGTCGCGCCCGGAGACGTGGACACCGGGACGAGCCGCGTGCCTGACTACGTTGCCGAGCGAGCCGCGTCCTGGTCGAAGGCGGCACCCTTATCGCGGCCGATCCAGCCGAATGACGTCGCGTCCGCAGTTGCCTGGGTCATCTCCCCCGACGCCGCTGCGGTGACTGGATCGACGATCTACGTCGATGGCGGACTGACGACTTACTGACTCGGTGCTGGGAAGACTTGCCGAGTCCGGCCCTGGCCTACGGTCGGTATCACGAAGGCGCTTCCGGCCTGCCGCCGACCGGCATCCTCGGGAGGAATGTCCATGGCGGCTGTCGTGAGGAAGAGGGCACTCAGCTCCGGCCACCGAAACGTGCAGCTCGATACGTTGGGCGTCGGAAGGAAAGTGGTCGCCACCGGGCGTCTGAGCGGATCGTAGCGGCGGACCTGCGATCGTCCCCAGACGGCGAGCCAGAGGAAGCCATCCGCGTCGACTGTCAGTCCATCGGGTAACCCTTCGGCCTTGGACCGTCGGCCAACCGAGCGATGCTGCCGTTGTTGTCCAGTCGGTGCAGCGCGCCGGGGCACTTGCCGTGGGGGTGCGGCGGCGGTCCCGGCCAGGCACTGCCCCCGCGCGTCTCGCTGTCCGTCATTGAACTGGGTGGGCAGGTCCGGCTCCACTGATCGCCAGAGGCTCGGTCGTTGGCGGACCGGCGTAACCCGCCTCCCTTGACCGCAGCTGTCCGTGTCCGTAGCGTTGCTCGAAGAATAGCATGGTCATTTCACTCAGTGAAACGAGGGTGGAAACAGTGACGACATACGACGAACGTCGGGTGAATGTCCGTTCCGAGGAGCTGCGCGCCCGCGCACTCGGGCGCTCTCCGGGCGGTGTGCATTCCAATGTCCGGCTGCGCGGACCACAGCCGTTCATTCGCTCCGCCAAAGGAGCCTGGCTGTTCGACGTCGACGGGCGTGACTACGTTGACTACCTCCTGGGGCAAGGCCCCAATTTCCTTGGCCATGCTCCGGCTCCTGTCGTCCAGGCGGTCTTCCAGGCCTGCCAAGGTGGGCTGCTGTACGGCGGACAGCACGAGCTCGAGGTGCAAGCCGCAGAGCTGGTGTGCTCGGTCGCGGGCTGGCCCGAGATGGTCCGCTTCTGCAGCAGCGGCACGGAGGCGGTTCAAGCGGCGCTGCGACTCGCCAGGGCCACCACCGGCAGGACCGAGATCCTCCGATTCCAAGGGCACTACCACGGGTGGCTCGACAACGTCCTGACCAGGGAGCGTGGCGGAACGTGGGGAGTCGCGAGCGAAGGTCAGGTCGTGGACCATCTCCGGGAGTCCCACATCGTGCCGTGGAACGAGGCCGATCTGCTGGCCGCCGAGTTCGAGAAGTACGGAGACCGGCTGGCCGCGTTGATCATGGAACCCATCATGATCAACGCCGGCGTGATCGAGCCTTTACCCGGATACCTGCAGAAGGTTCGAGATCTCTGCGACAGCTACGGCGTTGTGCTGATCTTCGACGAGGTCATCTCCGGATTCCGCGTAGGTCTCGGCGGTGCGGTCGAGCGGTACGGCGTGACGCCGGACCTGGCCACCTATGGCAAGGCGTTCGCCGGGGGTTTCCCGGTCGCGGCCGTCGTCGGGCGGGAGGACCTGATGGTCAGGTTCGGCACCGGAGAGGTGAACCACTCCGGTACGTTCAATGCCTCGGTGATGGCCATGGCCGCCGTGACCGCGACGCTCACGGTTCTGCGCGACCAATCGCCGTACACGAGGGTCGACGAGCATGGGCGCGCGCTCATGGCGGGTCTGCTCGACATCACTGCGCGGCACGACGTGGACCTGCGGGTCGCGGGTTTGCCGGCGGCATTCCACGTATCGTTCGGCGACGCCGACGTGAGGGACTACAAGAGCTTGCAGAACCTCGATCTGGCACGCTACGAACGGCTCGCGGCAGCATTGGTGGACAACGGGATCTGGCTGACCGGACGGGGCGTTTGGTATGTATCGGCTGCTCACGGGCAACGAGAGCTGGATGCCGCTCTGACTCGCTTCGACAAGACTCTTGGCGAGTGGAACACGAAGGCTGGCCGGTAGACCATGCGACTTGCGTTGCTGGGGATATACCACGAGACGAACACCTTTTCGCCGATCCACGCGGATCGCGAGTTGTTCAGTGCGGGTGGCGTGTGGCGGGGCGCCGAGATCGTCGAGGCGTACGCCACGTCATCCACGACGAACGGTGGATTTCTCGTCGCCGGCGCCGAGCTGGGTGTCGAAGTCATCCCACTGATGTTCGCGTTTGTCACGCCCACTGGGCCGATCACTGCCGATGCGTTCGACCGGCTCGTCGGCGAGATGATCGACATGTTGCGCGCGCAAGGTCCCTGGGACGGGGTATTGCTGAACCTGCACGGAGCAGCGGTCGCCGAGAACTTCGTGGATGCGGACGCCGAGATCGCGGCAAGAGTTCGTGCTGAGGTCGGGGCCGGCGTACCGGTCGGTGCCGTCCTCGACATGCATGCCAACCTCACCCAGCGACTGCTGGACGCATTGACGGTGACCTTGGTCTACCAGACGAACCCGCATGTCGACGCGAAGCAGCAGGCCATCCGGTGCACGCAGCTGATCGTGCGGGCGATTCGCGGAGAGATCCAGCCGCAGCAGGCCATGATGGCGTTGCCACTGGTTGCCAACATCGCGTGTCAGGACACCGGTGAGCAGCCGATGGCGATGCTGTTGGCGAAGGCCCGGGACATCGCCGCGCGCGCGGGTCTCCTGTCCCTGAGCGTCCTAGAGGGTTTCCCGTACGCCGACGTGCCGCAGCTGGGCATGTCCTGTCTGGCCATCCACGACGGCGATCTCGAGGTCGCCCGGAGATCCGCACACGAGCTTGCCGCGGCTGTGTGGGCACAGCGGCGGGAGCTTCAAGTGACCGGTATGTCCGTCGATGAGGCGCTGGACGCCGCAGCCGCGGAGCGGAGTGGACCAGTGGTGCTGCTCGATGCCGGGGACAACATCGGCGGCGGTTCGCCCGGAGACTCCACGGTCATCCTTGGCGCCGCAGTTCGGTCTGGTCAGCGATCTTTCGTGCAGGTCCTGTGCGATCCGAAGTCGGCGCGACAGTGCATAGATGTCGGAGTCGGCGCGGAGCTGAGTCTCGTGATCGGCGCCTGGCAGTCGCATTCCGCGGGTGAGCCTGTCCCTGTCCACGGTCGAGTGCGCGCGGTTTCCGACGGCCGGTTCGAGGAACCGACACCGACGCATGGCGGATTTCGGTTCTTCGACATGGGGCCTACGGCGGTGCTCGACACCACGGCCGGGCACACCCTGATCCTGACGTCGACGGCCGTCATGAGTACGAGTTGCCAACAGCTGTTGTCGGTCGGCGTCGTCCCGTCGGCGTACCGCATCGTCGTGGCCAAAGGTGTCAACTCGCCTCGGGCGGGCTACGCTCCGATCGCGGCGCGGATGATCGTGGTCGACACCGACGGGATCACCGCGATGGACCTGAGCCGCTTCGACTACCGGCACCGTCGAAGGCCGCTGTATCCCTTTGAGGATGAGGCCTTTCCGACATCCGCATAGGTGGTGGCCGGTGCTCAGGTTCGTGCGGGCTCTTGGGTGGGGTCCGGGCTCAGCGTGATCAGCTCAGCCACTTTCATCAGGGTCTTGGCGGCCTTTTCGACATCGCGCATGGAGAAGCGAGCTTCGGGGGCGCTGACGCTGAGGGCGGCTGGGAGGCGGGTGCCGAGGATGGGGACGGCTACACAGCGGCCGTCGGGTTCGTTCTCGCGGTTGTCTACGGCGTAGCCCAGGCGTCGTACCTTGGCAAGTTCTGCGAGGTAGTCGTCGATGTCGGTGATCGTCTCGGCTGTTCTGGCCAGCATGCCTGCTTGGTTCAGGAGTTCGCGGACCCTGGCCTCGGGCAGGTGAGCGGCGATCGCCTTGCCGAGTGCGGTGGAGTGCAGCGCGTCATGGCCGCCGCGGCTCGCCGCCAGCCGAACACTGCGCCGGCTTTCGATGATTTCGACGTAGATGACGTGGTGACCGTCGAGGACGCCGAGGTTGGTTGTCTCGTCGAGCTCGTCGCGAAGGCTCTCCAGCGAGGGGCGGACTCGTTCGCGTAGTACTTCGAGGTGGCGGGACTGCATGCCGAGGAAACCTAGGCCGATGCGGAAGAGGCCGCTGTCGACGTCGCGCTCGACGTAGCGATGCTTCTCCAACGTCCACAGGTAGCGGAACGCCGATGACTTCGGCAGTTCCGCGGCGTCGGCGACCTCCTTCAGCGTGACGCCGTCGATCGACTCCTGCAGGAGGTTCAGAACGGCGCATACGCGTTCAATGGCTCGGACTGCATACACCCGGCCCCCGGGGATGTCGTTGGCTTCGATCTGCGATGCCGGTGTCAGCGGACTCACCCTCTGTCTACGTGGGCCCCCGTAAGCCCTCGACATGAATTAGTTTCCAAGTTTCATCCTATGAAACCGCATCAAGGCGGGACAAGGGGCCAATTCCGCCTTGGGTCTC
This genomic interval carries:
- a CDS encoding M81 family metallopeptidase — protein: MRLALLGIYHETNTFSPIHADRELFSAGGVWRGAEIVEAYATSSTTNGGFLVAGAELGVEVIPLMFAFVTPTGPITADAFDRLVGEMIDMLRAQGPWDGVLLNLHGAAVAENFVDADAEIAARVRAEVGAGVPVGAVLDMHANLTQRLLDALTVTLVYQTNPHVDAKQQAIRCTQLIVRAIRGEIQPQQAMMALPLVANIACQDTGEQPMAMLLAKARDIAARAGLLSLSVLEGFPYADVPQLGMSCLAIHDGDLEVARRSAHELAAAVWAQRRELQVTGMSVDEALDAAAAERSGPVVLLDAGDNIGGGSPGDSTVILGAAVRSGQRSFVQVLCDPKSARQCIDVGVGAELSLVIGAWQSHSAGEPVPVHGRVRAVSDGRFEEPTPTHGGFRFFDMGPTAVLDTTAGHTLILTSTAVMSTSCQQLLSVGVVPSAYRIVVAKGVNSPRAGYAPIAARMIVVDTDGITAMDLSRFDYRHRRRPLYPFEDEAFPTSA
- a CDS encoding IclR family transcriptional regulator — its product is MSPLTPASQIEANDIPGGRVYAVRAIERVCAVLNLLQESIDGVTLKEVADAAELPKSSAFRYLWTLEKHRYVERDVDSGLFRIGLGFLGMQSRHLEVLRERVRPSLESLRDELDETTNLGVLDGHHVIYVEIIESRRSVRLAASRGGHDALHSTALGKAIAAHLPEARVRELLNQAGMLARTAETITDIDDYLAELAKVRRLGYAVDNRENEPDGRCVAVPILGTRLPAALSVSAPEARFSMRDVEKAAKTLMKVAELITLSPDPTQEPART
- a CDS encoding SDR family NAD(P)-dependent oxidoreductase is translated as MRRTALVTGGATGIGAAISFRLLAEGLNVYVVQRCEAEVVAGEQLFHESSGICLGAHDLGEAKECAWAVQACVAQFGGLDVLVNNAGVTGAAAVDALGNFSDQRIDQVIDVNLKAPLRLVREALPHLTHAAGVVVNIGSTAGRQAQTNAAAYVSSKAGIDGLTRALAHDLAGLGVRVVCVAPGDVDTGTSRVPDYVAERAASWSKAAPLSRPIQPNDVASAVAWVISPDAAAVTGSTIYVDGGLTTY
- a CDS encoding pyridoxal-phosphate dependent enzyme; the protein is MSRFAHGLPAVREFVCLGEGGTPVVDLPALARRLGVRSVSAKLETSNPTGSYKDRVAALSMSLARSQGYRGWIATSSGNAGMAMAAYGARAGIPGFLCLAGSVPPEKSLPLLAFGADAVRVVRVNGAGRPEVDGDMFDQVRDAAARHRLYLGVTLHAFNPQGMRGIDTIAYELAEQVPKATHVYAPVGGGGLVVALARGLAARGLDPRLVACQPSGCAPVVRFLAGEIPAVAIERSESEISALQLPRPPDGEAAAEAVARSQGWGTAIDDATILVAQRWLAAAEGLFVEPAAAVTVAALVADADSERLGPDARPVLILTGGGWKDLGRFAPDAARLKAIDIGRVSRDIDEWVDSGGAD
- a CDS encoding SMP-30/gluconolactonase/LRE family protein translates to MEPDLPTQFNDGQRDARGQCLAGTAAAPPRQVPRRAAPTGQQRQHRSVGRRSKAEGLPDGLTVDADGFLWLAVWGRSQVRRYDPLRRPVATTFLPTPNVSSCTFRWPELSALFLTTAAMDIPPEDAGRRQAGSAFVIPTVGQGRTRQVFPAPSQ
- a CDS encoding aspartate aminotransferase family protein, translated to MVISLSETRVETVTTYDERRVNVRSEELRARALGRSPGGVHSNVRLRGPQPFIRSAKGAWLFDVDGRDYVDYLLGQGPNFLGHAPAPVVQAVFQACQGGLLYGGQHELEVQAAELVCSVAGWPEMVRFCSSGTEAVQAALRLARATTGRTEILRFQGHYHGWLDNVLTRERGGTWGVASEGQVVDHLRESHIVPWNEADLLAAEFEKYGDRLAALIMEPIMINAGVIEPLPGYLQKVRDLCDSYGVVLIFDEVISGFRVGLGGAVERYGVTPDLATYGKAFAGGFPVAAVVGREDLMVRFGTGEVNHSGTFNASVMAMAAVTATLTVLRDQSPYTRVDEHGRALMAGLLDITARHDVDLRVAGLPAAFHVSFGDADVRDYKSLQNLDLARYERLAAALVDNGIWLTGRGVWYVSAAHGQRELDAALTRFDKTLGEWNTKAGR